Genomic segment of Arachis hypogaea cultivar Tifrunner chromosome 16, arahy.Tifrunner.gnm2.J5K5, whole genome shotgun sequence:
ATACCGGTCAGTTGCCAAACATTGCATGAACAAGTGTGTTTGATCAAATCCACATCTACTTTGGTTTGCTTTCTGCTAACTTGAAATCTCTTTCGTTCGTTATCTCCCACCCATTCGGCAGTCCACCTGCTGCTGGGTTTTATCAGCCTCTGCAACCTTTTCTCCTGAACGGGTGCAAGCTTTCCACTATGGTGCTCTAACAGCCTAATATGCTTGGTCATTCTCCGCATTAGGTAGCACCTAATTTCCTCACACATAGTCAAAACTGGCTTCATTCTGTACTTAACGACTTTTGAATTAAATACCTCGCACATGTTGTTAGTTAGGTTATCCACCTTGGGGCCATGACTGAAGAAAGCCTTAACCCAAGTGGCTGGTTCAAACCTCATCAGATACTCCCATGCTGCCTTATTCACCCCCTTCAGCTTCTCCATGGTCTCTTTGAACTCTGGTTCAGTGGTGCACCTAGCACAGTCCCATACGATGTCTCTAATGTGCATATCTTTGAACCTATTTATGAAGTTTTTCCACATGTGCATCACACAGTTCCGATGATGTGCTCTCGGCATTACCTCCTTTAAGGCTGGTAGCAGACCCTGCCAACACATAATATTGCATACACATATATGCAGCAGTTTAAATTGCATTCAGTAATTTACAATAACTTCAATTACAAACACATATTTGCAGTATTCAAAATATCATTCACACCTATGCACTAATATCCATTGCAAACACATATATACACTAAATTCCATTTCAAACACATACATGCAGTGATTTAATATCCTACACCAATATGCAGAAATTTAATGTCTACCACATACATGCATTATATTAATATCCTACACTAATATATAGTAATTTAACATGATACACTAATATGCAGTGATGTAGAAGTCTGACCTTTTGTTGGTCGGACATAAAGTTCCAACCAAATTGATGTGCATCACCCAGATCTTCCTGAAGCAGTGTGAGGAACCATTTCCAGGATTCCTTCGTCTCCGATCTTGCAACTCCATATGCTACTACGTAGAATTGGTTATTGGCATCCTGTGCCACCGCTGACAGTAGTTGGCCTCCATGATATGTCTTCAAAAATGCTCCATCTAGATGGATGAAAGGCCTACACCCAGACTTAAAGCCTTGCTTACAACCCTCAAAGGAGATATATATTTTGTCAAAGACAGGTAGGGATTGAGGGATTGGGATCACATCAACTCTTGCAGTCGATCCCGGATTACTCTTAATGATCTCCATGGCATAGTCCCTAAGCTTCCCATACTGTTCCTTTTCATTTCCCATAATCCTCTCTTTGGCCTCTTTCACTGCCCTGTAGACCATCTTCGGATGCAACACTAGATTAAAGTCTTCTCTAAGAAACTCAATTGCCTCATTAGTAGTCATATGAGGTTGACTAGCCATTCTCTTCTCCACTTTTTTGCTGACCCAATGTTGATCAGCTGCATTGCTGCCCAGGTCTCTAGCACATGTATGCTCTGCCTTGTAAGTCTTTACCTGATAACATAACAATGTTTTGTTGTAGGATAGATGTGCTAGCCATGGACATTCTTCACCTCTGCAGCCAACCCTCAccctttctttatcatttttgatCCACAGCAGTTTCCTCCCTTCAGAAATGAACATGTCTTTTACCACTTCTTTGAACCCATCAATTGTTGCAAACTTTGTTCCTATCTCGAACCTACCCTCCCCGAACCCATACTCTTCATTGAAAACTGGAAACTCATGCTTTTCTCCCTCATCCTCTGAAGACACTGGTGTGTGGAGTTCCTCTGATGCATACTCATAAATCGGATCATCATCATCTGAAACCTCCTCACTCACATAGAGTCCAATTGGAGGCAGATCCCTGGGTTGCACATTAGGAACAGGTTCTTCAGCATCTACAGCAGGCCTACTTCTTTGTTGATTTGCATTAGGCCCATTCCTTCTGGGCTTCGGAGCAGGCCTGGTCTTTTTGGGCTTTTCTCTTGGCCCAGTTTTTTTGGGCTTGGCTGTTCCTCTGGTCTTCATAGTAGGCCCATCACCTTTGGCAGCACTACCCCTTGCACTCCTTACTCTACCTCTGTTTTTAACTCCACTTGACTCTGCCCCTGTCCCTTCTTTCACACTGCTATTTGTCTTTGGCAGAACCTTCTCCTTTCCTTTCACACTTCTTTTTTTCCTCATCCTATCACCGTCTTCATCAACATTGGAATAATCCTCATCCGAAACAGTCTCTGAGTCACTCGGAGGAGGTTTATACATTTCATCCTCCTCACTTTCTTGCCCATCAGCTTCTGTGGATGGTGATGGTTGGAGCTTTCTCATGATGCTGTCCACATCAATTGGGTCATCAAACTCTTCCACCCCTGCTTCTGCCGCAGTAGCTTCATCCACTATCTCTGGCTCATCAACTTGATGGTCGAAGTAAATGTAGAATTCATCCGTCGTTGAATTCTTCATCTTATTCTCTCGGAGTTCATTGATGCCTGCATCTCCTCTCAGAATGTGCAGTCCACCCTCAAGATCACTGCTAGTTGGGTCAAACCAATATACTGTCCTATATGATGCATACCCCAAACCCTTGAACAATGTCACCAAATCCCCAAAATTCACAAAGTCTAAGTCCATCTTCGGAAATTTTTCAACTTTCCCACCAGTATACTCAAGAGTTCCATTGGGATTTCTAGCAAAACGGCCTCCGTGGTGAAAAACAGGTACCACATACATATCATCCATCTGCATTGTCCACAGGTAGATAAACCAGAGATTAAACTCTACCTAATCAAAATTTCTAAATCAGTTAACTTCACATACATTTTCCTCATTCTTTTaccccaaaacaaaaaaaaaaaaaaatctgcagTCCCCCCATAACCCAACCCCATGCATTCTCAGTTAAACAACACACAAACTCTTCATTATCACCCTTACCTCTGTAGATGATGGCAGCTTTCTCTCCACGCAAAGCTTGCCTAACCTTCAACACCAACCACCTCGACTGACCACACCACCGCTTTCAACTGTAGGAAGTCGTTCTTTTTTTGGAGGAAGAAGGGCGTTTCTATTCTGGTAGGGTTTTCTGTAATATATGGAGTAAGGGTTGGGTGTTATGGGGAATGCGAAGCTTCAAATATGGGGGATGGTGGCAACGGCGTCGTTTGGCActtcagggactaatttgtccacttaaattTCGTCCCAATCCACCTCAGCGAGCGTAACGGCCACGTCATTCAGTGCCCCTCCATGTCAGCTGGGTCCGTTGCCGTTTTTGGCCCAAAACGGACGGAAGGATATAATTGTCTCCCGTTTTGAAACGAAATGTATTTTTCAATCttgagggacgaaaatgtccccgttttaaaaggtcagggacctatttgtcttttagtctttaatatattatttaaattttaattcacaacgtATTGCGTATCGTATAGGTGCTTCCTAGGTCTTTAGCTAAAGTCTAAAGCAATAATAACCTTGGGTCTGATTTCAGTCATTTCACAGAGCCTAATAATCCGTAAACCCATAGCTATGACCGCAACTGTAAGCGATAATAATAGAACAGACCTTAAAATACAGAGCAAATATGCAATAACCTTacttaaatttaaagaaaaataacaaatatagagGTAGTTTCGAGTAAAACATAACGATAGAATGGGTTGGGTAATCCACTCAATTACAAGTTACTCAAGTTTCAAGATTACGTTTGATCAAATAGTATGATAATAAACGATTAATGAAGAAAGCAAATACAGTATCACTACAGAAGCTTCAAAACAACTCTATTTAAACGGTATCCAAAAAGGTACAAAACTAGAAACTCAGCGTTTGCCACCTCCTCCACCAAGTTTGGGACCTTTCGGTGCAGCAACCTTTGTAACATGGCCTTTGCCCTGTGCCTTTTGTTGCTTAGCCGATACCTCTGCCTTCATAGCCTTTTTCTCATCTTTTGTCTTCTTGATCCTCTCTTTAATTTCACTGCATAGCATCATTGAAATAGATATCATATAAGATTAATGTCAATGGGCATACTAGAGCACAGAGGGATAAAGAGTGACCGATTACACACCGAAGAGCAGCTTCCCTTGCTGCATCTCTAACTTCAGGCTTCTCGGTTCTTCTCTTCTGGATAACTTCCAAGGTAGCACCAACAATTGACCTAGAGTATGGCTTCTTGGTAGCACGACGCTTCTTCTTCACAGCTTCTTGAGCAATGTCCTATACATCACAAAAAGCACAGAATCTTCTAAGGAGGTTCATTAATTATGATTCCGAATTACAAGTTCATCTTGgatgttttatttcatttaatcGTTTGCATCagaaaatttaaattagaaaaccacctttttgTGTTGCTTCCTATACATGGCAGTCCATGTGAGCTTTGATGGCTTCAAACGATTGTGGAAATACCTTTTGCATTTCGAGTTTGAAAACAGAAAGACCTGTTCAATCAACATCATAAAGAACAGCACATTCAGCTAAATAAAGCAGCAACATATAGCAACAAGATTAAATCAGAATCACAAAATCACCTGAGAATCACCACGAACGAATCTGATGCCCTTCCCAGGGTAGATCTTCGCGCCACTAAAGCGGCAAAGTTCCGTCCTAATATGAcaataacaagtatttaatatcAATAAGCTTATTGAAACTAAAATACTCAAAATGGTTACtcttttactaaaataaaatgtTAAGCACCAGCTATTTTGAGCAGTTTAAACAAATAGATATCTTTCGAAGTTTGAAAACTCAAGGCAATTTCGCAGCACCTACTAAAACCATttctttgaaaagaaattgaaagtCCTAGCAAGAACCAAAAAGCAATCTCTGAAAAATCTAACCATCGCAGGGACTTTTTTACGTTATTGCAAAGAAGTATACATATCAGCCAAGAGAAAAAAGATGGcgcaaattcataataaattcataataaatataaGTCGTTCTCTCGTTCTTACtgtgttaaaataataatttttgagcTCGGAGAAGCTCATCCATCACAGAAGATAGAACTATACACATAGATTATAGATCAGTGAAAAGGAGCTAatcggagaaggagaagaagaagaagaagaagtagaagaagaacatAGAAGGAACGTACTTGAGGACCATCGCTGTCGCTGCTGGTGGTTTGGCTGCTCAATGGCCGTCCTCTGcttaaaaaattaaaaccctAATCGGAGAAGCTatctatattctttttttttctggttttggtCAGGAACTGAACAACAACCGGGCCCAAACCCAAACAAAAATGAAACCCATTCTGAACCCAAAAACCCGACCCGACATTGAACCCCTCTTCCCCCGCGCGCTCGCTGAAATCTTTCCCCTCCTCCATGGCTGGCTTCTTCAACGGGCCACGAATTTTTTGGACAGACCACTATCTATTCTCCATAAACCATTAAGCCACTTCACTAAATATAAACCACATTAAGTTAGCCCGGCCCATGTATCTACCTGTTAAGTTGCGGTGTTTTATTTTTCGGCCACAAAATGTTAGTAAACAAAAAGAATAGTATAACACACTACCAAAAATTGTAAATCCAAATAGTCAAATACTAGTGTGGTCGAAGCATTGACGTAATGGAAACTCATTTGCCTCGTGAACAGCTATATCCGGGTTCAAATTCTAGCCATGACTAGAAAGTTGAtatattagaaaagaaaagagatgTGTACAAGGGTgcttgacccaaaaaaaaaaaaaaaaaaaaaacagctacATCCAGATTCAAAATTTGTGGTTGAGACCAAGTAGTAAATAGAAAGTTAAAAACACTTAAAAATGTTATGTGAGTGTGTAGTATAAATGAATTTGTGatgttataatatttaaaattagaggCTATTCAACTTATATGacgaaaaaaacacaaaaatattagtGAACAAAATTAGAGTTAGATTGCAGAATGGACTTAGTCATAGGTAATCCATAATAGGAATATTTAATGTGCAATTTAgaccaattttaaagaaaatcAATCAGACCCAAAGTATATAATTGGTTGCGATTTAAAGTAGaccaatttgattttatttttaaatccaattcaattcaatATAAAGTATTGTAGTTTGGATTGGATTAGTTTACtcaatttttaaagaataaaattttaaaattttattacaaaaaaatagaaataattttaagttaataaaataaataaattaataaatctcATTTTTACAATCACAAAATActcactaaataataataatatataaataacataaaaatatataataaattaaatatattataggtAAAATCTTAAATactacaacaacaataataatatatcacATTCTATGATTTGATTTGGATTGGATCACATTAAGAAGTAAATTTGACATTTAAACCCATCTATGcaatttaatgtaatttgatcAACTTTCAATTTAGATTGAATTAAATGAGTAGTTTTATTTCAATTAGTTTGAATTCTAAACATCCTTAATTTATAACTACAAAATCAAagagtaaatatttaatttaggaATGCCTTACTCTcattgaattatatttttttctttcctttggacCTAGGCTTTGTTTTAATATTAGTGTTTACTTCGGTACGATAATAAATTTATACGTACCGATatgtgaaatttattttttacgtCAGTatctatttttttgtaaaaaaatatatatcatatcacTACTTTTACTAAACCACCcatgtaaataaattttttatttttatttttatttttttaaggtgTTTTACTAAAACACTCTTATAAAAagacataaatatttttttcatattaaacaaaaattatcattttaaattaatcaaattgtttaattctatagttttaaaaaataaataatttaaaaacaaagacaaaaacaaaaacacatttaattatttattcatacTACAAAGAATTATTTCAATGTTATTGACATCATTCATAAACCCTAATTGAATCATTCatacaaacaaataaacaaattgaaaaaatacttaaaaaaaaaaacaaaatgttGTTTGTGTTTCTAGGTTTCTCACCCAACATTCAAATCTCAAACTAAACACTCTCCTCTCTATCGTTGTCGGCAGTCTCTCTCGTGTCTTCTCCTTCACACTCGGCTCCATCCTTTTCCTTCTCTTCTCTCCgataaagaagatgaagaagcccTCTTTTCCTTCCTCCACGGCGCCCTGCCAAGGTCACCGCAGCATTCGTCGCGCTCCTCACCCATCCGAGGAGAACGTCGTCACGTCAGAGAGCGCCGCtgtcttccttctttttcatcgTCATCGTCAGCCTCTCCCTTCCAGTAACTCCCTCTCTCtgatttttgtgattttaattATGATAGCATTGTTGTGAAAAAAGAAGGAATACAAAATAACTATAGCAAATACATAAGATGGATTGGTTAATTACAAATAGTTTTGCATCGTTTGAGCTAAGAAAAAGACAAATACAATGCATAGTATGAACTAAAGTGTGtgattgcattattattattattcttgttttTGAACAATCTAATTGACAAggatgtatttgtatataaaggTTGAATTTTAAGACATTGATGCCGAATTGGTGGTTAAAAATATGGAAGATGTTTTCTCTATTCTTCAATTTGCATAGCGATAATAGACATTTTATGTTTAGAGTTTAGATATAAAGTagtagttgttgttgtttttggtttttatgttttttgctttttcttttatttgtgttCAAAAAAATATTCCTGCCATTGTTGCTGCCTTGCTGGTAAAGACTAAAGAAAAACACTACACTTAGGTCTTCTTTTGTAGCTGAATATCAAATTGAACAAGTTCAATTGCAGCCTGTGTGTATTTGACTTTGTATGTCTGTTTAGTTAGTTGTTTTAAACTAAGCTTCACCTTGATATTTAAATGTGAGTTGTGAATTTCTGTTTTGATTTGTGAGTTGAATCAACAcctcattttttttgtttggtgagacaaattaaattaaatcaaatcaattggTGTGATTGGTTTCTTAATTGTTTCTGTATGTGCTATATATATTGATGAAAGGAAAAAGTCAGAGCAACTAAATGCGACTTCAAATCCAAGCTTCTGATAACTGCAAAATGGTTGATGACATATTTGAGGTTTCATCATGCATAAGGCATTGGAGCAGGATCTTGAAGACAATACCCAACACCACTAAAGTAGTCCCTTTaaatagattattattattgccTAACTGCCTTAATTAATTTGGGCAACTACTAGGATTTGGTGTTATATAGATTACCTTCATAAGTGACTACAGAGATCCTATGTGTAGCTATAatatatttgtattgatttatgaAATGAGGTTAGTTAAGCTTGTGTTTATGTCCTCCAAtgtaatcacatttttttaagaaGAGAAAATTATACTTTCTTTAACTGGATGATAT
This window contains:
- the LOC112758375 gene encoding uncharacterized protein; translation: MEIIKSNPGSTARVDVIPIPQSLPVFDKIYISFEGCKQGFKSGCRPFIHLDGAFLKTYHGGQLLSAVAQDANNQFYVVAYGVARSETKESWKWFLTLLQEDLGDAHQFGWNFMSDQQKGLLPALKEVMPRAHHRNCVMHMWKNFINRFKDMHIRDIVWDCARCTTEPEFKETMEKLKGVNKAAWEYLMRFEPATWVKAFFSHGPKVDNLTNNMCEVFNSKVVKYRMKPVLTMCEEIRCYLMRRMTKHIRLLEHHSGKLAPVQEKRLQRLIKPSSRWTAEWVGDNERKRFQVSRKQTKVDVDLIKHTCSCNVWQLTGMPCIHGIAAIRKRHDQVDDYVHPWLCMEFIHKTYAHCIKPVPSEEFWVTTDQLRPAPPPIKRPIGRPKVHNRNKDPAEAHIQGDKLKRSFQVTCSKCNEKGHNYKTCKGAPSNPNWKPKKKKAKKTDANTEPLEQLPLSQSAPQPEDQSQTQTESLAENSAVQEKSTNHVISQNAAATTTSAPVQIPFKPPSQQPRMGQPKTPATSSKFRPKQTIRRPRASANSPSNPPATPPPDTTQTQSTSASVATSEETFKVAGSEAIGMNFIPTPGSKNQKN
- the LOC112754313 gene encoding large ribosomal subunit protein eL24 yields the protein MVLKTELCRFSGAKIYPGKGIRFVRGDSQVFLFSNSKCKRYFHNRLKPSKLTWTAMYRKQHKKDIAQEAVKKKRRATKKPYSRSIVGATLEVIQKRRTEKPEVRDAAREAALREIKERIKKTKDEKKAMKAEVSAKQQKAQGKGHVTKVAAPKGPKLGGGGGKR